One Deltaproteobacteria bacterium genomic window, ACATCTACCACATTTAAAGTGACACACCCACGAAATTACAACGTCCTGATTATTTGTCACGCCAACACCAGTCGCAGTGTCATGGCGCATGCGCTCCTGGAAAAAATGCTCGCTGATCGTGGAGCTACGCATATTAACGTGCGTTCCGGTGGCATCGCTATCTATGCTCGCGACCGTATGCTTGCCTCACTCGATGCTCGCCTCGTGCTGCGTGATATTGGAATCCACATTGCTGATGGCGAGTTTGTGTCCACTGACCTCAAACGCCATCGCCATCTCATTGAACAGGCACATCTCATTCTGGCGATGACGAGTGAGCAGAAACAGATGCTTGACGCCTATCCTGAAGCGACAGGAAAACCCTCGTATACGCTCCGTGAGTTCGCAGGAGAGAGCGGCGATATTGAAGACCCAGCAATGCAAGGGGACCAGGTGTTTCGTGCACGCCTCGACGAAATTAAATACTGTCTAGAAAAAGCCTTCGATCATCTGCTAAGACTGTCGCATGAGCACATTTAACAATCCATCCGACGAAAAGATTCGCGAGATTCTCGCTACCCCACGTACTATCGCTGTCGTTGGCTGTTCACCTGATCCTGATCGAGACAGCCATGAGATTGCCGCACTCCTGAAAGCCAAAGGCCACAAAGTCATCCCGGTCAACCCGACCTGTCAAGAAATTCTTGGCGAGCGGTGTTACGCGAGCGTTCGCGACATTCCCGTACCAGTGGACATGGTCGACGTTTTTCGCCGACCAGAGCATGTAGGGCCCATCACAGACGAGGCGATTGCCGCGAAAGCGAAAATCCTCTGGCTCCAACTCGGTGTGATCAACGAACCTGCGGCACAGAAAGCCCAGGCTGCAGGATTAACTGTCGTTATGGACCGCTGTCCGGCGATTGAATATCGGCGGCTGTTCTAAAGCAGTAGTCAGTAGTCAGCATTCAGTAGTCAGTAGAAACGCAGTGAAGAACTAAGAGTGAAGAGCAAAAAAACAGAGAAGAAAACCGGTTTGTTTTTCCCCATTCTTAACTCTTCACTCTCCACTGCCATGCTGGTTACTTTTTTCCTTGGCAACTGAAGCCCGACAACTATATGGCCCACTACCCGAAAGACATTAAGTCCTGGCAGCGCCTCGAATCTGAAACGGTCTATACGTGTCGCATCTTCTCGTTGCGCAAAGATCGCAACCGTTCGCCCCGCGATGGACGTGAGCATGATTTTTTCGTGTTGGAAAGTGGCGATTGGGTGAACATTATTCCCATCACGTCAGATAATCAGGTCGTATTAATCCACCAGCACCGACACGGCATTAACGACATTACCCTCGAAATTCCCGGTGGCATGGTCGACGCCGAAGATCCTTCACCGCTCCATGCTGCTCGCCGTGAGATGCAAGAGGAAACTGGCTATGATTCCGACGACGTGATTTCCCTCGGCGCGATCCACCCGAATCCTGCGATTCAAGAGAATCGCTGCCACACCTTTCTTGCACGCAACGTCGAGAAACGCTTCGAGACCCACTTCGATACCACCGAAGAGACCGAAGTGATTTTGGTTCCAATGGTGCAGATCCCTGACCTCGTCCGTCAAGGCCGCATCACTCACTCACTCGTGGTGACGGCTTTTTATTGGTACGACCTGCTGTTGCGCAATTCATAGTGAGGGAGCCGCCCTCTTCTACGAATCACTAAAAGTGTTCGCCATGAGTTCAATTCCCGCTGAGACAAGATCGATAGCACCTTCGGCAAGGTCTGCAGCCAAAAAAGGATCGCTAGAGAAAACTCCGTCGTGATATCGTTGCGGCTGAGCAGATAGCGTCGGAGTTTTCGACTGATTGGTCGCCGTTGACGGCTGACGACTTGGGGTCGCCTGTCGTTCTTCCAACTGCCGGAGCTCTTGCACCGTTTTTTCCATCTGCTGTGGGTCCAGCATCGAAATTGCCGAGTGACAATACGGACAACGTGAGTCCTTATTCAAATTTATGCTTGCGCCGCAGTTCGAACAATGTACCATTTGTATGCGGCGTTTCAGTTCTTCTATTTCTTTTGTTGTAAGATCACGAATAAATTTCTTCTCACGCAAAAACTGGAAGAAGGTACTCAACCGTCCGTGATTCTGCGGACACAGCGCATAGGAGAATCGCACATTGTACAGAAGGTCGTGCGTATGTTTGAGTTTTCTCTGGCAACGGGGACACTGTAGCGCCCGGTCAGGAGTTTTGCTGTGAAGCGCATGCTTTTCGTGGATCAGTTTGAACAATTTCAGCACGGAACCAGGGGTGAGTTGCAAATTCTCAGCACTATCAAACCAAATCACACTACAGGAATAACACATATCGAGGGGAACAGGTCTCCCATAGTTCCCCTCGAACGTCTGTTTCTCCATGCGTGCATCACAGCTCGGACAGTTCATAGGCACGCCCCCTTTTCCGAGTGTAGCACTGCCCGCTCTCGGTCTGCAAAGAGAGAGCAGGAGTGGACTTGGTGCAATCCCTAGTACCGTGTCTCGCAAGTTCATGAGCGGTGAAATCGTAGGGCGCGTACCACGCGCCAGTCAGTTGGCGCGCTGCGCACGCCCGACAACTGCTCACGAAGGTATGAGACACGGTACTAGCGACTTTGTCGCAATCGCCTCCAACTCAGTGCGGCAAGCAGAGTCGCCAAGATCGGCAACCCCCACTCACTGAGAGTCGGAATCGCCGCGATCGGCGAATCATCAGGTGGCGTTACTGGTCCACTCGTCTGCTCGACTACCTGCACGGTGACATCACTGACGTTATTGGCAATCACTGTCTCGACCTCACTCGCATTGATTACAGCCGAGCAGGGAAACGTTCCGATACTACTGGCCTGAGCTTGCACAATCACCGTTATCGTCCCTCCAACCGGGATCGTCCCGAGATTACACACGACAGGGTTTGCCACTGCACAACTCGTGATTCGCCCGATCCGCACATCGAGGACTTGGAGCGCTCCACCTAGGGTCTCCGTAAGAACGACATTGGTCGCTGGAGCTGTGCCCAGGTTATGAACCGTAACCGTATAATTAAACGGTATGCCGACGGCTATAGCTGGAGGTCCGGCTTTGGTCACCGCCAGGTCAACTACGCCAGTCGGAGTTCCACCCGGAACGAAGCCGAAGTCCACCGTCAGATTTGATCGGTCATCTGTCTTTCCTCCAGTGCCTAAGGTGCCGATGTCGGTCTCGCCGGTTGGAGCATTGGCTCCCGGGCCTACCATCACGGTTCCACTCACAATGCCCTGCGTTTGCGGACTTGCGTTATCAACGCCATTATCTTTGCGATCCTGGCTGTTTGACGCGCTATCGATCGCTCCAGTGCTACTCACAAGGCTCGCAAGCACCCCGCCAGCCGTGAAGTTTGCCGACTCAATCCGGACGACATACTTCCCTTCTTGGACGGTAATAAACAGATAGTGCCCATTGCCGTCCGTGCTCTGTACCGGCAAGACCGGTGTAGTACTATCTGGTTGCCTGTCGCTGTTGGCATCTGCGTAGAGACCCACAACGACATTAGCGAGACCGGGTTCACTCCCGTTCTGCATACCGTCATTTTGTACGCCACCACCAGCGCCGTTATCAAGCCACACTCGGTTGCCAAGGCTATAGGCGCTGCTGACAACCACCGCATAGTCTTCCACTTCACCGTTGGTCGCGATGCCCGTCGGCTGCGGACTCGCGTTAAAGGCTGCGTCGGTCGTACAACGGAACCGCGCATACGTGGTGCCACTCAATGCAGCAGTCGGCGAACTCACAGTAAGCGAGTTCGAGCCAGCGGTGAGTGTCTGTCCACTGACGACCTGCTCGCCTGCATCCTGCCAGTCACCATCCTGGTTCCAGTCGATCCAGCCACTCAATATACACGGCGCACTGGCTGTGACGGTAATGCTGTTGCCACTGGCTCCTTGGACAATAGTGCCAAATGATACACCATCCTCATCGTCATTATTGGCACACGTTCCGACAACCGAACCACCAGATGCGGTGTCATCGCTGGCAGCACTACTATTGGGCTGGCCGTTCGCCTCGCTGTCCACACAAGTACCGAGGTAAGGACCAGTCACAATATGAGCAGCGCCGTTGTTTGTCGCTAACGTTGGATACGTCGGATCAGGCGCATCGCCCCAATCCAAGACGGCACCGCTGGGCAATACTAGGACAACGTAGTCTTCCACTTCACCGTTGCTAGCCACGCCAGTCGGTGCTGCGCTGGCATTGAACGTCGCATCCGTCGTGCAGCGGAAGCGGGCATAGGTCGTTCCGCTGCTTGCCGTACCAGGGATAGTCATACTCAAGGCGTTAGCTCCGGCAGTGAGCGCTTGATCGCTGAAGACCTGCTCACCCTCGTCGAGCCAATCCCCATCGCGGTTCCAATCGATCCAGGCATTCAATGTACACGGTGTACTGGCCGTGACACTCACAGGAACGTTAGTCGCGCCAGGAGCAAATGGGGCACTGCTATTGATTATCACGCCATCTTCGTCATCGCTCGCAGCACATGTACCAAAGACCGTGCTGCCTGCCGTAGTGTCGTCGCCGTTGGCTGCCGCATTGGGCTGACCGTTGGCTTCGCCATCGACACACACCCCTAACCGCGGGCCAGCACTGCTCAGAACATGAGCCGCCCCATTGTTACCCGCGAGTGTCGGATAACTCGGATCGGGGGCATCACCGTAGTCGAGAACGGCGCCGGTCGCATTGACCGTCACAACGTAGTCTTCGACTTCGCCATCTGTTGCTTGGCCCGTCGGTTGCGGACTTCCATTAAACGTCGCGTCCGTAGTACAACGGAAACGTGCATATGCCGCTCCAACACTGGCGCCATTGGGAACGTTTAGGGTCAGATTGTTCGCGCCATTGACTAAGGCTTGTCCGGCAAACACCTGCTCACCAGCATCACTCCAATCCCCATCGCGATTCCAATCAATCCAGCCGTTCAACGTACACACGCCATTGGCGGTTACCGGTACCGGTACATTCGTCGCGCCAATGCTGAGCGGCCCGATCACCACGCCGTCTTCATCATCATTCGTCAGACAGGTACCGAGCGTCCCAGTGCCAATGCCCTGATCATCGCCAATCGCGGTCAACAGCGGCTGACCATTGGTCTCGCCGTCAACACAAGCGCCCAAGAATGGACCACCGAGCACATGAGCCGCCCCGTTACTACTTCCCAGAGTTGGAAACGTCGCGTCTGACGCATCTCCATAATCGAGAACGGCACCCGCACCAAGAATGGTGGCAACATAGTCTTCGACTTCTCCGTCTGCCGCGGGCCCAGTCGGTTGCGTGACGGTTGCCGTCGCTCAACGGAAGCGGGCGTAACTCGCCCCCGAGGATGCACCAACAGGCACACTGAGACTCAAGGTGTTAGCTCCGACCGTGTTAAGGCTTGGCCGTTAAACACCTGCTCGCTCGCATCACCAAAATCACCATCGCGGTTCCAGTCGATCCAACCACTCAAACGACATACTGCACTGACAGTGACAGTCACAGGCACATTTGTCGCACCCGGAATAAGAGCGCCGAAGGTAACTCCATCCTCGTCGTCATTGCCGACACACGTGCCAGCCACAGTGCTCCCTACCGTGGTGTCATCACCACTCGCTGCGGTATTCGGTTGGCCGTTGAGTTCGCTATCGATACAGGCACCGAGGCGTGGGCCGGTCGGACTGAGAACGTGGCTCGCTCCATTGGCAAGCGTGGTCGTGCCATAGGTATCCGGCGCATCACTATAGTCGTTGCGATAGAAACCGCAATCGACCGAATAATTGGACATACTATCCGGAAAGAGGTCATTATCGTCGTCGGTTCCTGCATTGGCCCGTAGTCGCTCATTGGTCGGTTCCGGCGCTCCAGGCCCCAATGTGAC contains:
- a CDS encoding CoA-binding protein, with amino-acid sequence MSTFNNPSDEKIREILATPRTIAVVGCSPDPDRDSHEIAALLKAKGHKVIPVNPTCQEILGERCYASVRDIPVPVDMVDVFRRPEHVGPITDEAIAAKAKILWLQLGVINEPAAQKAQAAGLTVVMDRCPAIEYRRLF
- a CDS encoding NUDIX hydrolase; the encoded protein is MAHYPKDIKSWQRLESETVYTCRIFSLRKDRNRSPRDGREHDFFVLESGDWVNIIPITSDNQVVLIHQHRHGINDITLEIPGGMVDAEDPSPLHAARREMQEETGYDSDDVISLGAIHPNPAIQENRCHTFLARNVEKRFETHFDTTEETEVILVPMVQIPDLVRQGRITHSLVVTAFYWYDLLLRNS
- a CDS encoding IPTL-CTERM sorting domain-containing protein: MLGGPFLGACVDGETNGQPLLTAIGDDQGIGTGTLGTCLTNDDEDGVVIGPLSIGATNVPVPVTANGVCTLNGWIDWNRDGDWSDAGEQVFAGQALVNGANNLTLNVPNGASVGAAYARFRCTTDATFNGSPQPTGQATDGEVEDYVVTVNATGAVLDYGDAPDPSYPTLAGNNGAAHVLSSAGPRLGVCVDGEANGQPNAAANGDDTTAGSTVFGTCAASDDEDGVIINSSAPFAPGATNVPVSVTASTPCTLNAWIDWNRDGDWLDEGEQVFSDQALTAGANALSMTIPGTASSGTTYARFRCTTDATFNASAAPTGVASNGEVEDYVVLVLPSGAVLDWGDAPDPTYPTLATNNGAAHIVTGPYLGTCVDSEANGQPNSSAASDDTASGGSVVGTCANNDDEDGVSFGTIVQGASGNSITVTASAPCILSGWIDWNQDGDWQDAGEQVVSGQTLTAGSNSLTVSSPTAALSGTTYARFRCTTDAAFNASPQPTGIATNGEVEDYAVVVSSAYSLGNRVWLDNGAGGGVQNDGMQNGSEPGLANVVVGLYADANSDRQPDSTTPVLPVQSTDGNGHYLFITVQEGKYVVRIESANFTAGGVLASLVSSTGAIDSASNSQDRKDNGVDNASPQTQGIVSGTVMVGPGANAPTGETDIGTLGTGGKTDDRSNLTVDFGFVPGGTPTGVVDLAVTKAGPPAIAVGIPFNYTVTVHNLGTAPATNVVLTETLGGALQVLDVRIGRITSCAVANPVVCNLGTIPVGGTITVIVQAQASSIGTFPCSAVINASEVETVIANNVSDVTVQVVEQTSGPVTPPDDSPIAAIPTLSEWGLPILATLLAALSWRRLRQSR